The proteins below come from a single Chelmon rostratus isolate fCheRos1 chromosome 12, fCheRos1.pri, whole genome shotgun sequence genomic window:
- the LOC121615501 gene encoding C-C motif chemokine 8-like yields the protein MRLGLVLAALLCFTWMSGVHATHGPVINCLCPRLSTTKVRVQLIVNYTHQTEGICPIAAIIFHTKGGKKLCSDPNSGWARRAKLKVDEERKQQTTTTLQEIVQNDDGSASNITPAASTASKNTPRKRRRYGRRRQRKKSRRGRKGQRKHG from the exons ATGAGACTCGGCCTGGTGTTAGCCGCTCTTCTCTGCTTCACCTGGATGAGCGGGGTCCATGCAA CCCATGGACCGGTGATAAACTGTTTATGCCCCAGATTGTCCACAACAAAAGTCAGAGTTCAACTAATTGTGAATTACACCCATCAGACTGAAGGCATCTGTCCAATTGCAGCCATAAT ATTTCACACCAAGGGTGGAAAGAAGCTTTGCTCCGACCCCAACAGTGGCTGGGCAAGAAGAGCCAAACTGAAGGTGGAcgaagagaggaaacaacaaacaacgaCAACATTGCAAGAGATCGTACAGAATGACGATGGATCAGCAAGCAACATCACACCAGCAGCGTCCACCGCATCAAAAAACACACcaaggaagagaagaagataTGGAAGGAGACGGCAGAGGAAGAAGtccaggagagggaggaaggggcaAAGGAAACATGGCTGA